One Mixta gaviniae genomic window carries:
- a CDS encoding MFS transporter: MLRSLQALCLMSFFLADVRDGLGPFLGIFLTEHHWRPDDIGLVMTAGGVAALLATVPAGIVIDATRKKRLLLLLSCALVTLATLLLWYSTGYPIALVSQIVSGLAAALIGPLVAGITLGLTGRRGFNRQMGRNEAFNHAGNTLAAVLAGCAMWLWGIGAVFILMTSMAFFTALSVLAIREQDIDHDAARGIEKSENARALPRLSVLMRDPVLATTGFTLLLFHLGNAALLPMLSMRVASTDGGAWSPGLYAAATVVISQCVMIPVALFTAAQAERYGYRRLILIALMVLPIRAALAASFTGPLSVIPVQVLDGVAAGILGVAVPGYIVNALRGSGHINAGQSVIMLMQGAGAAFSPALAGAIVAHASWRVAFAALGLVALAALILWWRAGSRALSPAA, from the coding sequence ATGTTGCGATCGCTACAGGCGCTCTGCCTGATGAGCTTCTTTTTGGCCGATGTGCGCGATGGGCTGGGGCCTTTTCTTGGCATCTTTCTGACAGAGCATCACTGGCGGCCGGATGATATCGGCCTGGTGATGACCGCCGGCGGCGTTGCCGCGCTGCTGGCGACGGTGCCGGCCGGCATTGTCATCGATGCCACCCGCAAAAAACGTTTGTTGCTGCTGCTGAGCTGCGCGCTGGTCACCCTGGCGACGCTGCTGCTCTGGTACAGCACCGGCTACCCCATCGCCCTGGTGTCGCAAATCGTTTCCGGGCTGGCCGCCGCCCTTATCGGCCCGCTGGTGGCCGGCATTACGCTGGGGCTTACCGGCCGACGCGGCTTTAACCGCCAGATGGGCCGCAACGAAGCGTTCAATCACGCCGGCAACACGCTGGCGGCGGTGCTGGCCGGCTGCGCGATGTGGCTGTGGGGCATCGGCGCGGTATTTATTCTGATGACCAGCATGGCTTTTTTCACCGCGCTGAGCGTGCTGGCGATCCGCGAGCAGGATATCGATCATGATGCAGCACGCGGCATTGAAAAAAGCGAAAATGCGCGCGCGCTGCCGCGGCTGTCGGTGCTGATGCGCGATCCGGTACTGGCCACTACCGGTTTCACGCTGCTGCTGTTTCATCTTGGCAATGCCGCGCTGCTGCCGATGCTGAGCATGCGCGTGGCGTCTACGGATGGCGGCGCCTGGAGCCCCGGGCTGTACGCGGCGGCGACGGTGGTGATTTCGCAGTGCGTGATGATCCCGGTGGCCCTCTTCACCGCCGCGCAGGCGGAGCGATATGGCTATCGACGGCTTATCCTGATTGCGCTGATGGTGTTGCCGATCCGCGCCGCGCTGGCAGCCAGCTTTACCGGGCCTTTATCAGTGATCCCGGTACAGGTGCTGGACGGCGTCGCCGCCGGCATTTTGGGCGTCGCGGTACCGGGCTACATCGTCAACGCGCTGCGCGGATCGGGGCATATCAATGCCGGGCAGAGCGTCATCATGTTAATGCAGGGCGCGGGCGCGGCCTTCAGCCCGGCGCTGGCCGGTGCCATCGTCGCCCACGCCTCATGGCGCGTGGCGTTCGCGGCGCTGGGGCTGGTGGCGCTGGCGGCGCTGATTCTGTGGTGGCGGGCTGGCAGCAGGGCACTATCGCCAGCCGCCTGA
- a CDS encoding LacI family DNA-binding transcriptional regulator yields MKKVGIIDVAKAAGVSVSTVSLVLRQKGKISAQTIEKVRAAIAALGYVHNVAAANLRASTSNLVGLVVCDLSDTFTLRVMTRIVQALEQQGYIALLACPQDEEARLAQCLLAFSRQGVAGVIFLNANPRRQTLPEAMRRCPLPQVVVSQTPIDDAGDLVMRDNRQAALLATRYLIRRGHRNIGYIGGEAASTLRAQRLEGYRQALQQHGLPFRAEWAPACEEETEAARLASRRLLESNNQITALLCHSAHAIIGCLSGIQQTGRTVGKDVFLTQQVSLVGFEDMLQINLSSPSFTYVSSASDEAGQQAATVLLAKIQQPDLAPQRITLSGELVVRESG; encoded by the coding sequence ATGAAAAAGGTAGGTATTATCGATGTGGCCAAAGCGGCGGGCGTTTCCGTTTCGACCGTCTCGCTGGTGCTGCGTCAGAAAGGGAAGATCTCCGCGCAAACCATTGAAAAGGTGCGGGCGGCCATCGCGGCGCTGGGCTATGTGCATAACGTCGCCGCAGCCAATCTGCGCGCCAGCACCTCGAACCTGGTTGGTCTGGTGGTGTGCGATCTCAGCGATACCTTTACCCTCAGGGTGATGACGCGCATTGTGCAGGCGCTGGAGCAGCAGGGCTATATCGCGCTGCTCGCCTGTCCGCAGGATGAAGAGGCGCGGCTGGCGCAGTGCCTGCTGGCGTTCAGCCGTCAGGGGGTGGCGGGCGTCATCTTTCTGAACGCTAATCCGCGCCGTCAAACGCTGCCCGAGGCGATGCGACGCTGCCCGCTGCCGCAGGTCGTGGTATCGCAGACGCCGATCGACGACGCCGGCGATCTGGTGATGCGCGACAACCGCCAGGCAGCGCTGCTGGCGACGCGCTATCTGATCCGTCGCGGCCACCGCAACATCGGCTATATTGGCGGCGAAGCTGCGTCGACGCTGCGCGCGCAGCGGCTGGAGGGATATCGCCAGGCGTTGCAGCAGCATGGGCTGCCGTTTCGTGCCGAGTGGGCGCCAGCGTGCGAAGAGGAGACCGAGGCCGCGCGGCTGGCCAGTCGCCGCCTGCTGGAGAGCAATAATCAGATCACCGCCCTGCTCTGCCACTCCGCGCACGCTATCATCGGCTGCCTGAGCGGCATTCAGCAAACCGGGCGCACCGTCGGCAAGGATGTGTTTCTTACCCAGCAGGTCTCGCTGGTGGGTTTTGAGGATATGCTGCAGATCAACCTCAGCTCGCCCTCATTTACCTATGTCTCCTCCGCCAGCGATGAGGCGGGCCAGCAGGCGGCAACGGTGCTGCTGGCGAAAATCCAGCAGCCCGATCTGGCGCCACAGCGCATTACCCTGTCGGGCGAGCTGGTGGTGCGGGAATCGGGCTAA
- a CDS encoding helix-turn-helix domain-containing protein produces the protein MGETQKTQYIQDLIAWIEDNLTEELNIDTIAQKSGYSKWHMQRLFKEMTGQTVAAYARKRRLTKSAMALRLTRLSLIDIAVRYGFDTQQNFTRAFRKHFSLTPHAWRYASELNTEAFHCRFDPLRHQQSEPELLTLPDRVIYGERQHYPCLYGEFVDDKQAILTQYLSEFVQENKGSRAQGFITLEFTPCAERKEYHMVTLMRGLAQREGEYSLQAQRDILPGGLWLKLPFHGHPRDFSAFISDVYYHHLAQPGLARRPGAELQTLDLARCRPDWLEGHFYIPVSFHLPAGVPLDS, from the coding sequence ATGGGTGAAACGCAGAAAACGCAGTATATTCAGGATCTGATTGCGTGGATTGAGGACAATCTGACGGAAGAGCTGAATATCGATACCATTGCGCAAAAATCGGGCTACTCGAAGTGGCATATGCAGCGACTGTTTAAGGAGATGACCGGCCAGACCGTCGCCGCCTACGCCCGTAAACGCCGTTTGACCAAATCCGCTATGGCGCTGCGCCTGACGCGCCTGTCGCTGATTGATATCGCCGTGCGCTACGGTTTTGATACGCAACAAAATTTCACCCGCGCGTTTCGCAAGCATTTCTCCTTAACGCCGCACGCGTGGCGTTATGCCAGCGAGCTGAATACCGAGGCGTTTCATTGCCGCTTCGATCCCTTGCGTCATCAGCAAAGCGAACCGGAGCTATTGACCTTACCCGATCGGGTTATTTATGGCGAACGCCAGCACTACCCCTGTTTATATGGCGAGTTCGTCGACGATAAGCAGGCGATTCTGACGCAATATTTAAGCGAATTCGTGCAGGAAAATAAGGGCAGCCGGGCGCAGGGGTTTATTACGCTGGAATTTACGCCCTGCGCGGAGCGCAAAGAGTACCATATGGTGACTTTAATGCGCGGCCTGGCGCAGCGCGAGGGGGAATATTCCCTACAGGCGCAGCGGGATATTTTACCGGGCGGCCTATGGCTGAAGCTCCCTTTTCACGGCCACCCGCGCGATTTCAGCGCCTTTATTAGCGATGTCTATTATCACCATCTGGCGCAGCCGGGTTTAGCGCGCCGGCCGGGCGCCGAGCTGCAGACGCTTGACCTTGCCCGCTGCCGTCCCGACTGGCTGGAGGGGCACTTCTATATTCCCGTCAGTTTTCATCTGCCTGCCGGCGTTCCGCTCGATTCCTGA
- the dnaB-PI gene encoding SPI-7-type island replicative DNA helicase — translation MSEMMMPCSYEAEQAVLGGLMLDNDRWDEVILQISPEDLFSRPHRMVFRVMAELAGEGLPLDLITITERLENKGDLEQCGGFAYLAEMSKNTPSAANILAYAGVVAEKSRLRQLMTVGNSLLSDVQAPKASSAGILESAEGKLFNIAEQGAMQLNSETGVNEALDKLLTHLESMSASDGLTGTPTGFSELDAMTCGLQPGDLALLAARPSMGKTSLAMAACTAAVGAKPDDHVFVFSLEMPSEQLMMRLLAMEGRVELSRLRSGNMDDEDWARVSAATGRIIEWKNRLIIDDTSYQTPATLRARARRYVRKFGRPSLIMLDYLQLVRSPEQENRTQEIAEISRSLKALGKELGCPVLALSQLNRLVEQRADKRPNNGDLRDSGALEQDADLIMFIYRDEVYNPGTPDAGVAEIIVGKQRQGPTGTVKVKFDGRYTLFSEFQEGSYDFGYRSGRKQA, via the coding sequence ATGTCTGAGATGATGATGCCCTGCTCTTATGAGGCTGAGCAGGCCGTACTGGGCGGACTGATGCTTGATAACGACCGGTGGGATGAGGTGATACTGCAAATCTCCCCGGAAGATTTGTTTTCCCGGCCGCACCGTATGGTCTTCCGCGTCATGGCCGAGCTGGCCGGAGAAGGGCTACCGCTCGATCTCATCACTATTACGGAACGGCTGGAGAACAAAGGCGACCTTGAACAGTGTGGCGGCTTTGCTTATCTGGCTGAAATGAGTAAAAACACGCCGTCTGCAGCCAATATCCTTGCTTACGCCGGCGTGGTGGCGGAGAAAAGCCGCCTGCGGCAGCTGATGACAGTGGGTAACAGTCTTCTTTCCGATGTGCAGGCCCCGAAAGCCAGCTCGGCCGGCATCCTTGAGTCGGCCGAAGGTAAGCTGTTTAACATTGCCGAACAGGGAGCCATGCAGCTCAACAGTGAGACCGGCGTTAACGAGGCGCTGGATAAACTGCTGACGCATCTGGAAAGTATGTCCGCCAGTGACGGCCTCACCGGCACACCGACCGGTTTCAGTGAACTGGACGCGATGACCTGTGGTCTCCAGCCCGGCGATCTGGCCCTGCTGGCCGCCCGTCCTTCCATGGGAAAAACGTCGCTGGCCATGGCCGCCTGCACCGCGGCCGTGGGCGCAAAACCTGACGATCACGTCTTTGTGTTCAGTCTTGAAATGCCCTCAGAGCAGCTGATGATGCGCCTGCTGGCGATGGAAGGCCGGGTGGAACTGTCCCGGCTTCGCAGCGGCAACATGGATGATGAAGACTGGGCTCGCGTGTCAGCGGCTACCGGTCGCATTATTGAATGGAAAAACCGTCTGATCATTGATGATACCAGCTACCAGACCCCGGCTACACTGCGCGCCCGCGCCCGTCGCTATGTCCGCAAATTCGGCAGACCCTCTCTCATCATGCTGGACTATCTGCAGCTTGTCCGCTCCCCCGAGCAGGAAAACCGCACGCAGGAAATAGCGGAAATTTCCCGCTCGCTTAAGGCGCTCGGTAAAGAGCTGGGCTGTCCGGTACTGGCGCTTTCCCAGCTCAACCGCCTGGTGGAGCAGCGGGCCGATAAACGCCCTAATAATGGTGACCTGCGTGACTCTGGTGCGCTTGAGCAGGATGCAGACCTCATCATGTTTATTTACCGGGATGAGGTTTATAACCCCGGCACTCCTGATGCCGGGGTGGCTGAGATCATTGTCGGCAAGCAGCGGCAGGGGCCAACCGGCACGGTGAAAGTCAAATTTGACGGGCGTTATACCCTCTTTTCGGAGTTTCAGGAAGGCAGCTATGACTTCGGTTACCGCAGCGGGAGGAAACAGGCATGA
- a CDS encoding GNAT family N-acetyltransferase, with translation MKSLNPAASRPTGGYSAVAELAEQQRLRLLSPRKWIRESMEISTDPALLNLPLIAQWLADKFPDIRNLRLALSGSLCFGLYRNGRQIGFARIVTDMVDTWVIRDLFISPEYRFIGLGSWLLNCSVAHPAARGCRRILCLSESAPAFLERNGFSSHPALPGIYVAEVAFSGLLISALTESARRH, from the coding sequence ATGAAAAGCCTTAATCCGGCCGCTTCAAGGCCGACCGGCGGTTACTCCGCAGTGGCTGAGCTTGCTGAACAGCAGCGTCTTCGCCTGCTGTCGCCACGGAAATGGATCAGAGAGTCGATGGAGATCAGCACTGACCCGGCGCTGCTCAACCTTCCGCTGATCGCCCAGTGGCTGGCCGATAAATTTCCCGATATCCGCAACCTGCGGTTAGCCCTGAGCGGCAGTCTCTGTTTCGGCCTCTACCGCAACGGCCGACAAATCGGCTTTGCGCGCATCGTCACCGATATGGTGGATACCTGGGTGATCCGCGATCTGTTTATTTCACCAGAATATCGCTTTATCGGGCTGGGCTCCTGGCTGCTGAATTGCTCGGTTGCTCATCCGGCAGCGCGCGGCTGCCGCCGGATCCTCTGCCTTAGCGAATCCGCGCCGGCGTTTCTTGAACGAAACGGCTTCAGCAGCCATCCGGCGCTGCCGGGCATTTATGTGGCGGAGGTCGCTTTTTCCGGCCTCCTGATATCGGCGCTGACAGAAAGCGCGCGCAGACACTAA
- a CDS encoding PTS transporter subunit EIIC, with protein sequence MRLFSGLFTSLSKLSMIGRALMLPISLLPAAGLLLAFGDKFHLPLMMNAGGVIFDNLPMLFAIGSAVGLASESGIAALSAAVSVLITNVTIGTVMHITPEMAASGGKYAMVIGIPTLQMGVFGGLICGVLAAWCFNRFHTLQLPEFLGFFSGKRFVAIATAFLSFLLGLVLPSVWQHIQAGIDALSVLVNGDNQAASTFIFGLVERALIPLGLHHIWYPSFWYSFGDYTTQSGQLIHGDQTIWFKMLEEGVKSFSSDSYQNAGKFMQGEFPLMLFALPAACLAMYHEANSKNKKIAAGILFSAALTCFLTGITEPVEFTFIFVAPLLYVFNAVMAGLAYMCMYLLQAHIAKSFSAGLIDYISFGILPSLNGFQTHYLSAAIVGVPMALIYYFTFRFVIRRFDVKTPGRTDVVADVSDKSDEVLAQEIVLLLGGEKNIASVGACITRLRLEVEQSQPVDKDGLHNLGARGVVFVGERGIQIIFGARAQFIAQQMHKLTGR encoded by the coding sequence ATGCGGCTGTTTAGCGGGTTATTCACCTCATTATCTAAATTATCCATGATTGGCCGCGCGCTGATGCTGCCGATTTCGCTGTTGCCGGCAGCCGGCCTGCTGCTGGCGTTTGGCGATAAGTTTCACCTGCCGCTGATGATGAATGCCGGCGGGGTCATCTTCGATAACCTGCCGATGCTGTTCGCCATCGGCTCGGCGGTCGGCCTTGCATCGGAATCGGGCATCGCCGCGCTGTCGGCGGCGGTGTCGGTCCTGATCACCAACGTCACCATCGGTACGGTAATGCATATCACGCCGGAGATGGCGGCCAGCGGCGGCAAATACGCGATGGTGATCGGCATCCCGACACTGCAGATGGGCGTCTTTGGCGGCTTGATCTGCGGCGTGCTGGCGGCCTGGTGCTTTAACCGCTTTCATACGCTGCAGCTGCCGGAGTTCCTCGGCTTCTTCTCCGGTAAACGCTTTGTCGCTATCGCCACCGCCTTTCTCTCCTTCCTGCTCGGGCTGGTGCTGCCTTCTGTCTGGCAACATATCCAGGCAGGCATCGACGCGCTTTCCGTGCTGGTCAACGGCGATAACCAGGCGGCCTCGACGTTTATTTTCGGGCTGGTGGAGCGCGCACTGATCCCGCTCGGGTTGCATCACATCTGGTATCCCTCTTTCTGGTACTCTTTCGGCGATTACACCACCCAGAGCGGCCAGCTGATCCACGGCGATCAAACCATCTGGTTCAAGATGCTGGAAGAAGGGGTTAAATCGTTCAGCAGCGACAGCTACCAGAACGCCGGCAAATTTATGCAGGGTGAATTCCCGCTGATGCTGTTTGCGCTGCCCGCCGCCTGTCTGGCGATGTACCACGAAGCGAACAGCAAAAATAAGAAAATTGCCGCCGGTATTCTGTTTTCCGCCGCCCTGACCTGCTTCCTCACCGGCATTACCGAGCCGGTAGAGTTCACCTTTATCTTCGTCGCGCCGCTGCTCTATGTGTTTAACGCGGTGATGGCCGGCCTCGCCTATATGTGTATGTATTTACTGCAGGCACATATCGCTAAATCTTTCTCCGCCGGGCTTATCGACTATATTTCCTTCGGCATTCTCCCCTCGCTCAACGGCTTCCAGACGCACTATCTGAGCGCCGCGATCGTCGGCGTGCCGATGGCGCTGATCTACTACTTCACCTTCCGCTTTGTGATCCGCCGCTTTGATGTCAAAACGCCGGGCCGCACCGATGTCGTCGCGGATGTTAGCGATAAAAGCGATGAGGTGCTGGCGCAGGAGATTGTGCTGCTGCTGGGCGGCGAAAAAAATATCGCCAGCGTCGGCGCCTGCATTACCCGCCTGCGTCTGGAAGTGGAGCAAAGCCAGCCGGTTGATAAAGATGGCCTGCATAATCTTGGTGCGCGCGGCGTGGTTTTCGTCGGCGAACGCGGTATTCAGATTATCTTCGGCGCGCGGGCACAGTTTATCGCCCAGCAAATGCATAAGCTGACAGGGCGTTAA
- the yghX gene encoding YghX family hydrolase, which translates to MARLTAKDFPPALLELYDHYAHGMLSKREFLARAAKYAIGGLTAASLLSLLSPDYALAEQVAFTDPDIYAEYLRYPSPNGHQSVRGYFVRPAASREKMPAVVVVHENRGLNPYIEDVARRVAKAGFIALAPDGLSSVGGYPGNDEQGRALQQQVDQTKLMNDFFAAIEFLMQHPQSTGKVGITGFCYGGGVANAAAVAYPELAAAVPFYGRQAPASEVGRIQAPLLLHYAELDTRINEGWPEYEAALKAAGKKYDAFIYPGVNHGFHNDSTPRYDPKAAELAWDRTIAWFRRYLV; encoded by the coding sequence ATGGCACGTCTGACCGCAAAAGATTTTCCGCCCGCGCTGCTGGAGCTTTACGATCACTATGCCCACGGCATGTTAAGCAAACGCGAGTTTCTGGCGCGGGCGGCGAAATACGCCATTGGCGGCCTGACGGCGGCGAGCCTGCTTTCCCTGCTCAGCCCCGACTACGCCCTGGCGGAACAGGTGGCATTTACCGATCCTGATATCTACGCCGAATACCTGCGCTACCCTTCACCCAATGGCCATCAGTCGGTGCGCGGCTACTTTGTCCGTCCGGCGGCGAGCCGCGAGAAAATGCCGGCGGTGGTAGTGGTGCATGAGAACCGCGGCCTTAACCCCTATATCGAAGATGTGGCGCGCCGCGTGGCGAAAGCGGGCTTTATTGCGCTGGCGCCGGATGGCCTCAGTTCGGTCGGCGGCTATCCGGGCAATGATGAGCAGGGGCGCGCGCTGCAGCAGCAGGTCGATCAGACCAAACTGATGAATGACTTTTTCGCCGCGATTGAGTTTTTGATGCAGCATCCGCAATCTACCGGCAAGGTGGGTATTACCGGTTTCTGCTACGGCGGCGGCGTGGCGAACGCGGCGGCGGTCGCCTATCCCGAACTGGCGGCAGCGGTGCCGTTTTATGGCCGTCAGGCGCCGGCAAGCGAGGTGGGGCGTATCCAGGCACCGCTGCTGCTGCACTATGCGGAGCTGGATACACGCATCAATGAAGGCTGGCCGGAATATGAGGCGGCGCTCAAGGCGGCGGGCAAAAAATATGACGCCTTTATCTATCCCGGCGTGAACCACGGGTTTCACAACGACTCCACGCCGCGCTATGACCCTAAAGCGGCGGAGCTGGCGTGGGATCGCACCATCGCCTGGTTCCGGCGCTACCTGGTGTAG
- a CDS encoding glucose/quinate/shikimate family membrane-bound PQQ-dependent dehydrogenase, translating into MGKDSSSLRVIRFLTVLFAALCGAYLLAGGLWLSTIGGSWYYVISGIAMLVTAFLLYRRHSAALVVYALLLLGTLAWAVWEVGFDFWALAPRTDVWVIFGVWLLLPFVYRGISRGGKAGVSLMGVSLVVSAVVLAWAVFNDPQEINGTLPTADQAAPAAADNTIPPGDWPAYGRDQAGTRYSPLNQINEKNVKDLQVAWTFRTGDLKTPNDPGEITNEVTPIKVRDTLYLCTAHQILFALDAVTGKEKWKFDPGLKPNPTFQHVTCRGVSYHETPAAADAGNAAPALCARRIILPVNDGRLFALDAETGKRCPDFANNGELDLQHKQPVTTPGAYEPTSPPIITDKVIVIAGAVTDNYSTHEPSGVIRGFDVNTGALLWVFDPGAKDPNAIPADGHSFVPNSPNSWAPAVYDAKLDMVYLPMGVSTPDIWGGNRTPEQERYASSVLALNATTGKLEWSYQTVHHDLWDMDLPSQPTLADITDKDGNTVPVIYAPAKTGNIFVLDRRNGKLVVPAPETPVPQGPAEGDRLSPTQPYSELTFRPKQNLSGKDMWGATMFDQLVCRVIFHRLRYEGPFTPPSEQGTLVFPGNLGMFEWGGIAVDTHRQIAIANPMALPFVSKLVPRGPGNPIEPPEGAAGGSGTETGIQPQYGVPFGVELNPFLSPFGLPCKQPAWGYISALDLKTNEVVWKKRIGTVRDSAPVPLPFKMGMPMLGGPVTTAGHVFFIAATADNYLRAFSTNTGEKLWEGRLPAGGQATPMTYEANGKQYVVIAAGGHGSFGTRLGDYIIAYALPDQK; encoded by the coding sequence ATGGGGAAAGACTCCTCATCTTTGCGCGTCATACGGTTTCTGACCGTGCTGTTCGCAGCGCTATGTGGCGCGTATTTACTGGCTGGCGGCCTTTGGCTCTCAACCATCGGTGGTAGCTGGTACTACGTCATCAGCGGCATCGCGATGCTGGTGACGGCGTTTCTGCTGTATCGTCGCCATAGCGCCGCGCTGGTGGTTTATGCGCTGCTGCTGCTCGGCACGCTTGCCTGGGCGGTATGGGAAGTCGGCTTTGACTTCTGGGCGCTGGCGCCGCGTACTGACGTCTGGGTTATCTTCGGCGTCTGGCTGCTGCTGCCGTTCGTTTATCGCGGCATCTCCCGCGGCGGCAAAGCGGGCGTCTCCCTGATGGGCGTTAGCCTGGTTGTCAGCGCCGTGGTGCTGGCCTGGGCGGTATTTAACGATCCGCAGGAAATCAACGGCACCCTGCCGACCGCCGATCAGGCTGCGCCAGCTGCGGCTGACAATACGATCCCGCCGGGCGACTGGCCGGCGTATGGCCGCGATCAGGCAGGCACCCGCTACTCTCCGCTGAATCAGATCAATGAGAAAAACGTTAAGGACCTGCAGGTTGCATGGACTTTCCGTACCGGCGATCTGAAAACCCCGAACGATCCGGGTGAAATCACTAACGAAGTGACGCCGATTAAAGTCCGCGACACCCTTTACCTCTGCACCGCGCATCAGATCCTGTTCGCGCTGGATGCGGTGACCGGTAAAGAGAAGTGGAAATTCGATCCGGGCTTGAAGCCTAACCCGACCTTCCAGCACGTTACCTGCCGCGGTGTTTCCTATCATGAAACCCCTGCCGCCGCCGATGCGGGCAATGCGGCGCCGGCTCTCTGCGCACGTCGCATCATCCTGCCGGTGAACGATGGCCGCCTGTTTGCGCTGGATGCGGAAACCGGCAAACGTTGTCCGGATTTCGCCAACAACGGCGAGCTGGATCTGCAGCATAAGCAGCCGGTCACCACGCCGGGCGCCTATGAGCCGACCTCTCCGCCGATCATCACCGATAAGGTGATTGTGATTGCGGGCGCGGTAACCGATAACTACTCCACGCACGAGCCGTCAGGCGTGATCCGCGGCTTCGACGTTAACACCGGCGCGCTGCTGTGGGTGTTCGATCCGGGCGCCAAAGATCCGAACGCCATTCCGGCCGACGGTCACAGCTTCGTCCCGAACTCGCCGAACTCCTGGGCGCCTGCCGTTTACGACGCCAAGCTGGATATGGTTTACCTGCCGATGGGCGTTTCCACGCCGGACATCTGGGGCGGCAACCGCACGCCTGAGCAGGAGCGTTACGCGAGTAGCGTGCTGGCGCTGAACGCCACCACCGGTAAGCTGGAATGGTCCTATCAGACCGTACACCACGACCTGTGGGATATGGACCTGCCTTCGCAGCCGACGCTGGCTGATATTACCGACAAAGATGGCAATACCGTACCGGTGATTTACGCGCCGGCGAAAACCGGCAATATCTTCGTGCTGGATCGCCGTAACGGTAAGCTGGTAGTGCCGGCGCCGGAAACGCCAGTGCCGCAAGGCCCGGCGGAAGGCGATCGTCTCTCTCCGACCCAGCCTTACTCTGAGCTGACCTTCCGTCCGAAACAGAATCTGTCTGGCAAGGATATGTGGGGCGCGACGATGTTCGACCAGCTGGTCTGCCGCGTGATTTTCCATCGTCTGCGCTACGAAGGTCCGTTTACCCCGCCGTCTGAGCAGGGTACGCTGGTCTTCCCGGGCAACCTGGGCATGTTCGAATGGGGCGGCATCGCGGTCGATACTCACCGTCAGATCGCTATCGCCAACCCGATGGCGCTGCCGTTTGTCTCTAAACTGGTGCCGCGCGGTCCGGGCAACCCGATCGAGCCGCCGGAAGGTGCAGCTGGCGGTTCCGGCACCGAGACCGGCATTCAGCCGCAGTACGGCGTGCCGTTCGGCGTGGAGCTGAATCCGTTCCTGTCGCCGTTTGGTCTGCCGTGTAAACAGCCTGCATGGGGTTATATCTCCGCGCTGGATCTGAAAACTAACGAAGTGGTCTGGAAGAAACGTATCGGCACCGTACGCGATAGCGCGCCGGTTCCGCTGCCGTTCAAAATGGGCATGCCGATGCTGGGCGGCCCGGTCACCACGGCAGGTCACGTCTTCTTTATCGCCGCGACCGCGGACAACTACCTGCGCGCTTTCAGCACCAACACCGGTGAGAAGCTGTGGGAAGGCCGTCTGCCGGCTGGCGGTCAGGCCACGCCGATGACCTATGAAGCCAACGGAAAACAGTACGTGGTGATCGCCGCTGGCGGCCACGGTTCTTTCGGCACCAGGCTGGGCGACTACATCATCGCCTACGCCCTGCCCGACCAGAAATAA
- a CDS encoding ParA family protein: protein MTILPVISPKGGEGKSTFAAYLAGFLADAGLNTLLVDADYSQPTASSIFALEHESPFGLYELLMQMVSDHTQCISQTAIKNLDVIYSNDPDELLPTAMLHAADGRLRLRNILQHPFFNRYDAIIVDSKGATGVMTELSLLSSTGNVMGVVKPILPDVREFIRGSLHMLTRLKTYENYGIRLPDISILVNCIENTLLDREAMDGLAAIINEKHYDASALGNRDVYRLLNTRIEALDIFKLGHVKQQPVHRLEYKTRRKGPAAAVTMHDLACELFPEWQSHFSDVLTREVRHV, encoded by the coding sequence ATGACAATACTTCCCGTTATCTCTCCCAAAGGTGGAGAAGGCAAATCCACGTTTGCTGCTTACCTTGCCGGTTTTCTTGCCGATGCTGGCCTGAATACCCTTCTTGTGGATGCAGACTATTCCCAGCCCACAGCCAGCAGTATCTTCGCGCTGGAGCATGAATCCCCATTCGGTCTCTATGAATTGTTGATGCAGATGGTCAGTGACCATACGCAATGCATTTCGCAGACCGCCATAAAAAATCTCGATGTCATCTACTCAAACGACCCGGACGAACTGTTGCCGACCGCGATGCTCCACGCTGCAGATGGCCGTCTTCGCCTGCGTAACATACTTCAGCATCCTTTCTTTAACCGTTATGACGCCATTATTGTGGATTCTAAAGGCGCAACAGGCGTTATGACTGAGCTTTCCCTCCTGTCCTCTACCGGTAATGTGATGGGCGTTGTTAAACCCATCCTTCCGGATGTCCGTGAATTTATCCGCGGCTCCCTTCACATGCTTACCCGCCTGAAAACCTATGAAAATTACGGTATCCGCCTTCCTGATATTTCCATTCTCGTCAACTGTATCGAAAACACTCTGCTTGACCGTGAAGCAATGGACGGTCTTGCCGCCATCATTAACGAAAAACATTACGACGCCTCTGCGCTGGGCAACCGTGACGTTTATCGTTTACTCAATACCCGTATCGAGGCGCTGGATATTTTCAAACTGGGGCACGTCAAGCAGCAGCCCGTGCATCGTCTGGAATACAAAACACGCCGCAAAGGTCCGGCCGCAGCCGTCACCATGCACGACCTCGCGTGTGAACTGTTCCCTGAGTGGCAGAGCCATTTCAGTGACGTTCTGACCCGGGAGGTGCGTCATGTCTGA